The Coccidioides posadasii str. Silveira chromosome 3, complete sequence genome contains a region encoding:
- a CDS encoding uncharacterized protein (EggNog:ENOG410PJPR~COG:J~BUSCO:7981at33183), with protein sequence MSKFLSNLRRFLTRSKIPSSYGGSIDTNFSKFQEGDVVIINGRNPLLTKALGRNKQTGVSRGVIQHNDIIGRRPRDLVKAQKGPSYRITFPTLDEYATLSPRLVTPVYPADANLIVSLLDIHTSVPSDQREPDQPVEILEAGTGHGSLTLHLSRAINGANTCPPPIPAHSQLKIIPENSSGEETKSSKREGQQISDESSLNQEAWDSWRSGRRAIIHTVEISAKHSAHAEKIIRGFRRGMYAGNIDFYVASVENWIEEQTRRRNRSLFSGTLEPFLSYAILDMPSAHLRIPHVSPILKVDGVLAVFMPNVTQIGDCVKIINDKRLPLVLEKAVELGTGISSGRLWDIRMAVRRSRPVKTKEAEQPTGGENGEESSGEVSESKTQDVYTSALAGEPQAGDPVLVCRPKVGERIVGGGFVGLWRRINEQ encoded by the exons ATGTCTAAATTCCTCTCTAATCTGCGCCGTTTTCTAACACGGTCAAAAATACCAAGCTCATATGGAGGGTCGATAGATACGAATTTCTCGAAGTTCCAAGAAGGCGATGTAGTGATAATCAATGGGAGGAATCCATTATTGACTAAGGCCCTTGGGCGGAACAAGCAGACGGGGGTCAGTCGCGGGGTTATCCAGCACAATGATATCATTGGTAGAAGACCTCGAGATCTTGTGAAGGCACAAAAAG GACCTTCTTATCGAATTACCTTCCCTACGCTCGATGAATATGCCACCCTGAGCCCACGACTAGTGACTCCA GTTTATCCTGCAGATGCCAATCTTATCGTGTCTCTTTTAGACATTCATACATCCGTGCCTTCGGACCAACGCGAACCAGACCAACCGGTAGAAATTTTGGAAGCGGGAACTGGTCATGGATCACTGACGCTCCATCTTTCCCGTGCAATAAATGGTGCCAATACCTGTCCGCCCCCAATTCCCGCCCATTCTCAGCTGAAAATTATCCCGGAAAACTCCAGTGgggaagaaacaaaaagtTCAAAAAGGGAAGGACAACAAATATCAGACGAAAGCTCCTTGAACCAAGAAGCATGGGACTCTTGGCGCTCTGGACGCCGAGCTATCATACACACGGTAGAAATCTCTGCGAAGCATTCGGCCCATGCTGAAAAGATTATTCGTGGCTTTAGACGCGGAATGTATGCCGGGAACATCGATTTCTACGTTGCCAGTGTAGAAAACTGGATCGAAGAACAGACTCGACGTCGCAACAGATCGCTATTTTCAGGAACGTTGGAACCATTCCTTTCATATGCCATCCTTGATATGCCGTCGGCACACCTACGCATACCCCATGTTTCACCAATCCTCAAAGTGGACGGTGTTTTGGCCGTGTTCATGCCGAATGTGACACAAATAGGCGACTGTGTGAAGATAATCAATGATAAACGACTACCATTGGTTTTGGAAAAGGCCGTGGAGCTCGGTACTGGTATCAGCAGCGGAAGGCTATGGGATATTAGGATGGCAGTACGACGGTCCCGCCCAGTCAAGACCAAAGAAGCGGAACAACCAACAGGAGGCGAAAATGGAGAGGAGTCGTCTGGAGAAGTATCTGAAAGTAAAACTCAAGATGTTTACACTAGCGCGCTGGCTGGAGAACCACAGGCGGGTGACCCAGTCCTAGTTTGCAGGCCGAAAGTTGGAGAACGCATTGTTGGAGGAGGTTTTGTAGGATTATGGAGAAGAATCAACGAGCAgtag
- a CDS encoding uncharacterized protein (EggNog:ENOG410PREB~COG:I~MEROPS:MER0036114) codes for MAMATKTEEGWHTLPDGVKVYTKTWKPDAPPKAVIVFLHGFSDHCNAYYDFFPGLAKHGIEVRAFDQRGWGRSVPDAASRGLTGDTTLVIGDIHSVLSSVYHSLQGQGNAEAPVDLKAPHIFLMGHSMGGGEALYYMLNSTSFPPWVRGVLAYSPLVGLHPSSRPYKLTVALGRLVARLRPSHQLYKPLDPSLMCRDPRVCEEWKQDPLCHDTGTLEGIAGMLDRAAWLDQLQHLPKDILQKAHSKSPPLWVGHGTADQINEFEATKHFAEAVAVPDKTFKVYEGAYHKLHAEPEGIKEALVKDVAEWVLARSDNVAQADSRSDEERPGSRAKL; via the exons ATGGCAATGGCAACCAAAACTGAAGAAGGCTGGCACACTCTCCCGGACGGGGTGAAAGTGTACACCAAAACATGGAAG CCTGATGCTCCTCCCAAGGCGGTCATTGTCTTTCTGCACGGCTTCAGTGACCACT GCAATGCGTACTATGACTTTTTTCCTGGCTTAGCCAAACATGGGATTGAAGTGCGAGCATTTGACCAGCG GGGTTGGGGGCGCTCTGTACCAGATGCAGCATCTCGGGGTCTCACGGGCGATACTACACTCGTCATCGGGGATATCCACTCTGTTTTATCAAGCGTGTATCACTCGTTGCAAGGACAAGGGAATGCCGAAGCTCCAGTGGATTTGAAGGCGCCGCATATTTTCCTGATGGGACATAGTATGGGTGGTGGAGAGGCCCTTTACTACATGCTAAATTCTACTTCCTTTCCTCCGTGGGTCCGGGGAGTCTTAGCATATTCCCCGCTCGTGGGCTTACACCCAAGCAGCCGCCCTTACAAACTTACGGTGGCGTTGGGAAGACTGGTTGCAAGATTGAGGCCCAGCCACCAGCTTTACAAGCCCCTCGATCCATCTCTAATGTGCCGTGATCCACGCGTTTGCGAAGAATGGAAGCAAGATCCTCTCTGCCACGATACGGGCACCCTGGAAGGGATTGCAGGAATGCTGGACCGAGCCGCCTGGTTGGATCAGCTCCAACATCTGCCGAAAGATATACTGCAAAAAGCGCATTCAAAGTCTCCACCACTTTGGGTTGGTCACGGAACTGCCGACCAAATAAACGAGTTTGAAGCCACTAAACATTTCGCGGAGGCTGTCGCTGTCCCCGATAAGACTTTCAAGGTATATGAAGGTGCTTACCACAAACTACATGCTGAACCCGAGGGAATAAAGGAAGCGCTCGTCAAAGATGTAGCCGAGTGGGTCCTGGCGCGTAGCGATAATGTTGCCCAAGCAGATTCAAGGTCAGATGAAGAACGCCCTGGTTCGAGGGCAAAATTGTGA